A region of Chloracidobacterium sp. DNA encodes the following proteins:
- the fumC gene encoding class II fumarate hydratase: MKTRIETDSMGEIEVPVTAYWGAQTQRSLKHFDIGFDVMPREVIRALGILKKAAAIVNFDLGKLDGDKLKLIEQAADEVIEGKLDDHFPLRVWQTGSGTQTNMNANEVISNRAIEIAGGEMGSKTPVHPNDDVNKSQSSNDTFPTAMYIAAAERMTALVPEVQKVRDAIDAKAQEYKDVVKIGRTHLQDATPMTVGQEFGGWASLVERDIERLRLVMPGLFDLAIGGTAVGTGLNAHPEFAQRAADKIAELTGLPFKSHPDKFAALSAHDEVVFASGGLKTLAGSLMKIANDIRWLASGPRCGVGEISLPENEPGSSIMPGKVNPTQSEAMTMVAVQVFGNDAAIGFAGSQGNFELNVFKPVMIHNFLHSVRLIHDACHGFVDYCIKGIELNRDQIDHYLRNSLMLVTALNQHIGYDNAAKIAKNAHKKGISLKESAVELDLLTAEKFDELVKAEDMTHP; encoded by the coding sequence ATAAAGACTAGAATTGAAACCGATTCGATGGGCGAGATCGAGGTGCCTGTTACGGCGTATTGGGGAGCGCAGACTCAGCGTTCGTTAAAACATTTCGACATTGGGTTCGATGTGATGCCGCGTGAGGTTATTCGAGCACTTGGAATTTTGAAAAAGGCCGCTGCGATCGTTAATTTCGATCTCGGCAAATTGGACGGCGACAAGCTGAAGCTTATCGAACAGGCGGCGGATGAAGTGATCGAGGGAAAACTTGATGATCATTTTCCTTTGCGCGTTTGGCAGACAGGTTCGGGAACGCAGACTAACATGAACGCCAACGAGGTCATCTCGAACCGTGCGATCGAGATCGCCGGCGGGGAAATGGGTTCGAAGACGCCGGTCCATCCGAATGACGATGTAAATAAATCGCAATCGTCGAACGATACTTTTCCGACGGCGATGTATATTGCGGCGGCAGAAAGAATGACTGCGTTAGTTCCCGAAGTTCAAAAAGTTCGCGATGCTATCGACGCCAAAGCACAGGAATACAAAGATGTCGTAAAGATCGGCCGGACGCATTTGCAGGATGCGACTCCGATGACAGTCGGGCAGGAATTTGGCGGCTGGGCTTCGCTTGTCGAACGCGATATAGAGCGCTTGCGACTGGTAATGCCGGGCCTGTTTGATCTTGCGATCGGCGGCACGGCGGTTGGTACAGGATTGAACGCTCATCCCGAATTTGCCCAGCGCGCGGCGGATAAGATCGCAGAACTTACAGGATTACCGTTCAAATCACATCCTGACAAATTTGCGGCGCTTTCCGCGCACGACGAAGTTGTCTTTGCATCCGGCGGATTGAAAACGCTTGCGGGCAGCTTGATGAAAATCGCCAATGACATCCGCTGGCTTGCGTCAGGGCCGCGATGCGGTGTTGGCGAAATTTCGCTGCCGGAAAACGAGCCGGGAAGTTCGATCATGCCTGGAAAAGTTAACCCGACTCAATCCGAAGCAATGACGATGGTTGCCGTTCAGGTTTTTGGCAATGACGCGGCGATAGGATTTGCCGGTTCACAGGGCAATTTTGAGCTGAATGTTTTCAAGCCGGTAATGATCCACAATTTTCTGCATTCCGTGCGGTTGATTCACGACGCCTGTCACGGTTTTGTCGATTACTGCATCAAAGGCATCGAACTCAACCGCGACCAGATCGATCATTATTTGCGAAATTCACTGATGCTCGTTACAGCGCTAAATCAGCACATCGGCTACGACAACGCCGCAAAGATTGCGAAAAATGCACATAAAAAAGGCATTTCTCTTAAAGAATCTGCGGTTGAGCTTGATCTGCTGACAGCAGAGAAATTTGACGAGCTTGTAAAAGCTGAAGACATGACACATCCGTAA
- a CDS encoding aminotransferase class I/II-fold pyridoxal phosphate-dependent enzyme, which translates to MSYKFDPSNAIQDFLIFGEFGDVNPSITDSSTFTFMNPDRMEELFEHEIEGCFLYSRHWNPTNKFLSDALARMEDSESAQAKASGMAAISSTILQLCDSGDEVISSRTIYGGTYAFYKNFAPRFGINVHFCDLNDIDRVRSLITDRTRVVYCESMSNPLLEVADIPTLTALCKEYSLKLVVDNTFSPMILSPIRLGADIVVHSLTKYINGTSDCVAGAVCASDEFIHKLTDINSGASMLLGAVLDSTRAASILKNMHSLHLRMRQHSANAMFLAEKFSGLGLTVHYPGLPEHPQHQLLTQLMNPGYGYGGMLTLDVGSLSNANMLMTRMQQEKVGYLAVSLGYFKTLFSAPGHSTSSEIPIEEREAMGLSEGLVRFSVGLDNDIGHSFERIKRCLADIGVI; encoded by the coding sequence ATGAGTTACAAATTTGATCCAAGCAACGCTATTCAAGACTTTTTGATTTTTGGCGAATTTGGCGATGTAAATCCATCTATCACTGATTCGTCGACATTCACCTTCATGAACCCGGACCGTATGGAGGAGCTTTTTGAGCACGAGATCGAAGGGTGTTTCCTTTATTCGAGGCATTGGAATCCCACCAACAAGTTCCTTTCTGACGCTTTAGCCCGAATGGAAGACAGTGAGTCCGCGCAGGCAAAGGCTTCAGGAATGGCAGCGATCTCCTCGACCATACTCCAGCTTTGCGACAGTGGCGACGAAGTTATCTCTTCAAGAACGATCTACGGCGGTACGTACGCATTCTACAAGAACTTCGCTCCGAGATTTGGGATCAATGTTCATTTCTGTGATCTTAACGACATTGACAGAGTGCGTTCGCTGATAACCGATCGAACGCGTGTTGTCTATTGTGAATCAATGAGCAACCCACTGCTCGAGGTTGCCGACATACCAACTCTTACTGCCCTTTGCAAAGAATACAGCCTGAAACTCGTCGTTGATAATACTTTTAGCCCGATGATATTGTCGCCGATACGACTCGGTGCCGACATCGTCGTTCACAGCCTTACAAAATACATCAACGGGACGAGTGATTGTGTTGCAGGAGCAGTCTGTGCGAGTGACGAGTTCATTCATAAACTAACTGACATAAATTCCGGGGCTTCGATGCTTCTTGGTGCCGTGCTCGACAGTACTAGAGCCGCCAGTATCCTAAAAAACATGCATTCTTTACATTTGCGAATGCGGCAGCACAGTGCGAATGCGATGTTTCTTGCTGAAAAATTTAGTGGGCTCGGCCTGACCGTCCATTATCCCGGCCTGCCCGAGCATCCGCAGCATCAATTGTTGACGCAATTAATGAATCCCGGTTATGGGTATGGGGGAATGCTTACGCTCGACGTTGGCAGTCTCAGTAATGCAAATATGCTAATGACTCGGATGCAGCAGGAAAAGGTTGGATACCTTGCGGTGAGTCTTGGTTATTTCAAGACGCTTTTTAGCGCGCCGGGCCACAGCACCTCGTCCGAGATCCCGATCGAGGAACGCGAAGCGATGGGCCTGAGCGAGGGGCTCGTGCGATTTTCGGTGGGGCTTGACAACGACATCGGACACTCATTCGAACGTATCAAACGCTGTCTAGCCGACATTGGTGTGATCTGA
- a CDS encoding class I SAM-dependent methyltransferase, whose product MEKKQHWENVYSTKAHDQVSWYRDHLDNSLQMILNTGVEKDAAIIDVGGGSSTLVDDLLLNGFVDVSVLDISGTAISKSKQRLGDSAEKIEWLEADITEVVLPENHFDIWHDRAVFHFLTDAEDRRKYVELVMRSLKVGGHIVVASLGLDGPQKCSGLDVVRYDPESMHNEFGEQFKVIKSVGETHETPFGTTQEFIYCYCRKVV is encoded by the coding sequence ATGGAAAAGAAACAACACTGGGAAAATGTGTATTCGACAAAGGCCCACGATCAGGTCAGCTGGTACCGTGACCACCTGGACAACTCGCTGCAAATGATCTTGAATACCGGTGTTGAGAAAGATGCTGCGATCATCGATGTCGGCGGCGGCAGCTCGACCCTTGTTGATGATCTCTTGCTCAATGGCTTTGTAGACGTTTCGGTTCTGGACATTTCTGGGACAGCTATATCAAAAAGCAAACAAAGGTTAGGGGATTCGGCAGAAAAGATCGAGTGGCTGGAGGCAGACATTACCGAAGTTGTTCTGCCGGAGAACCACTTCGACATTTGGCATGATAGGGCTGTATTCCACTTTCTGACCGATGCCGAAGATCGCCGCAAGTATGTCGAACTCGTAATGCGTTCGCTCAAGGTTGGCGGCCACATAGTTGTTGCTTCTCTTGGGCTTGACGGCCCGCAAAAATGCAGCGGTCTGGATGTTGTTCGTTATGATCCCGAATCGATGCACAATGAATTTGGCGAACAGTTCAAAGTCATCAAGAGTGTCGGCGAAACTCATGAGACGCCGTTTGGAACCACTCAGGAGTTCATCTATTGCTACTGCAGGAAGGTGGTATGA
- a CDS encoding DUF2202 domain-containing protein, with the protein MKILIFIAATVFILGGCQTTLLSKTDSNVATDVKEVSPAEAQAAVSKAYSQFVDVRTQEEYTGGHAARAVNIPLDTLSTRLDSLEKNEPVYVICQTGSRSKKAADILKTAGFNNVLSVIGGTAAWQAAGLPMETLSPHTAAFTSSKLDQKTQDALIAAIADERLSQATYQAVLNKFPSSRPFINIVEAEKKHESFLLPLFAKYGVAVPANEFDPAKITVPADLIEACKAGVKLENDNIALYEGYFRFVKEPDIKEVFTRLQSASRDNHLPAFMRCSEGVTGGGRGKGRPF; encoded by the coding sequence ATGAAGATCTTAATATTTATTGCCGCGACAGTTTTTATTCTTGGCGGTTGCCAAACGACTTTATTAAGTAAAACCGATTCGAATGTCGCGACGGATGTTAAAGAAGTTTCCCCGGCTGAGGCTCAAGCTGCCGTGTCCAAAGCATATTCTCAGTTTGTCGATGTTCGCACACAGGAAGAATATACCGGCGGACATGCGGCTAGGGCGGTAAACATTCCGCTCGATACGCTCTCGACCAGGCTCGATTCACTCGAAAAGAACGAGCCTGTATATGTTATTTGCCAAACCGGAAGTCGTTCAAAAAAGGCGGCAGACATTCTGAAAACCGCCGGATTTAATAACGTGCTGAGCGTCATTGGCGGAACCGCTGCTTGGCAAGCCGCGGGATTGCCGATGGAGACCTTATCGCCCCATACGGCTGCTTTCACTTCGAGCAAGCTTGATCAGAAGACGCAGGATGCTCTGATCGCCGCAATAGCTGATGAGCGTCTCTCTCAGGCAACATATCAGGCTGTGTTGAACAAATTCCCGAGTTCACGCCCTTTCATCAATATTGTCGAGGCGGAGAAAAAGCACGAATCATTTCTACTGCCTTTGTTTGCAAAATACGGTGTCGCGGTTCCGGCGAACGAATTTGATCCGGCCAAGATCACCGTGCCGGCGGATCTGATCGAGGCCTGCAAAGCAGGAGTAAAGTTGGAAAACGATAACATTGCTCTCTACGAAGGGTACTTTCGGTTTGTGAAGGAACCGGATATCAAAGAGGTTTTCACGCGGCTTCAAAGTGCGTCACGCGACAATCATCTTCCGGCGTTTATGCGTTGCAGCGAAGGCGTCACGGGTGGTGGACGAGGAAAAGGACGGCCTTTCTAG
- a CDS encoding MBL fold metallo-hydrolase, with translation MQFKQFYLGCLSHASYYLGSDGEAAIIDPQRDVQQYVDEAKSHGQRIKYVIETHSHADFVSGHIELAAKTGAEIIYGQRANTQFPTHKVKDGDELNVGKIKLTFLETPGHTPEGITIVATDKENPSEPLKLFTGDTLFIGDVGRPDLIGSKGFTAQQMGEMLYDSLHNKILPLPDETEVYPAHGAGSLCGKSLSKETWSTLGNQRKFNYALQPMSKDEFAKIVATDQPEVPAYFPKSAAKNLEGSSDLSDLPKPKELSSEEVNGFAGVVIDIRQNFEYGASHIPNSINIGLGGQFASWAGTLIPIGTSIAIVADNQEKIDEAIMRLARVGHETVTGFIMFDNYEGEKNTVEQVSVEEVSELTKADKGIQFVDVRRAGEHAAGHAVCTFNIPLDKLAADFYKIDPSTPTYVICQGGYRSSIGTSILENAGFKKIFNVTGGTAAWIAAGLETEVSATACANSK, from the coding sequence ATGCAATTCAAGCAATTTTATTTAGGATGTTTGTCTCACGCGTCTTATTATCTCGGCTCCGATGGTGAGGCCGCGATCATCGATCCGCAGCGTGATGTGCAGCAGTACGTTGATGAAGCCAAATCGCACGGGCAAAGGATCAAGTACGTCATCGAAACGCATTCGCACGCAGATTTTGTGTCGGGCCACATTGAGCTGGCCGCAAAAACCGGAGCTGAGATCATTTACGGACAGCGGGCAAATACGCAGTTTCCGACGCACAAGGTGAAAGACGGCGATGAGCTAAACGTTGGCAAAATAAAGCTAACGTTTCTCGAAACGCCGGGACATACACCGGAAGGCATAACGATAGTTGCGACGGATAAAGAAAATCCTTCGGAGCCGCTGAAGTTGTTTACCGGCGACACACTTTTTATTGGCGATGTCGGACGACCCGATCTGATCGGTTCGAAAGGCTTTACTGCTCAGCAGATGGGCGAGATGCTTTATGATTCTCTGCATAACAAGATTCTTCCGCTGCCCGATGAGACTGAGGTTTATCCGGCACATGGAGCGGGAAGTCTGTGCGGCAAATCATTATCAAAAGAGACTTGGTCAACGCTCGGCAATCAGCGTAAATTCAATTACGCACTTCAGCCGATGAGCAAAGATGAATTTGCAAAGATCGTAGCCACTGACCAACCTGAGGTGCCAGCATATTTTCCGAAAAGCGCCGCCAAAAATCTCGAGGGCTCCTCGGACCTTTCAGACCTGCCAAAACCCAAAGAATTGTCATCCGAGGAGGTTAACGGATTTGCCGGTGTCGTGATCGATATTCGGCAAAACTTTGAGTATGGCGCCAGCCATATTCCAAACTCAATCAACATCGGCCTCGGCGGACAGTTTGCATCGTGGGCCGGAACACTGATTCCTATTGGGACGTCGATCGCGATCGTTGCTGACAATCAAGAAAAGATCGACGAGGCCATTATGCGTCTTGCTCGCGTCGGCCACGAAACCGTGACCGGCTTTATTATGTTCGACAATTATGAAGGGGAGAAAAATACTGTAGAACAGGTATCGGTCGAGGAGGTTAGCGAACTTACTAAGGCTGACAAAGGTATACAATTTGTCGATGTCCGCCGGGCTGGCGAGCATGCAGCCGGACACGCGGTCTGTACATTCAATATCCCACTCGACAAACTCGCCGCTGATTTTTACAAGATCGATCCAAGCACGCCGACGTATGTCATCTGTCAGGGGGGATATCGTTCTAGCATCGGCACGAGCATCCTGGAAAACGCAGGATTCAAGAAAATATTCAACGTCACTGGCGGTACGGCTGCGTGGATCGCCGCCGGACTCGAGACAGAAGTTTCGGCGACCGCCTGTGCAAACTCGAAGTAG
- a CDS encoding sulfite exporter TauE/SafE family protein, which translates to MSVLFIIGLILSAVIGLSLGLIGGGGSILTVPILVYFLGVGPHEAVTMSLAVVGATSLFGSFMHYKKNNIDLKGGAIFGAAGIVGAFIGSPLTTLVSPQVLLLSFGLLMVAVALLMIWRRNASIENTEHSPHLIQGVFAGLGVGVLTGFLGVGGGFMIVPALVLFGGLDMKKAIGTSLFVIFLNCVAGLIGHLGEDVLDWTLTLGVIALAVGGAIGGTLFSHKLPANRLQKVFAVLVLGVGTFLVFKNYTIIF; encoded by the coding sequence ATGTCAGTACTTTTCATTATCGGTTTGATCCTGAGTGCGGTCATAGGATTGTCTTTAGGGTTGATCGGCGGCGGCGGATCGATCTTGACCGTACCTATACTGGTATATTTTCTAGGTGTCGGGCCGCATGAAGCGGTGACCATGTCGCTCGCGGTCGTCGGTGCGACGAGCCTTTTTGGATCGTTCATGCATTACAAAAAGAACAACATTGACCTTAAGGGCGGTGCGATTTTCGGAGCGGCTGGCATCGTTGGGGCGTTCATCGGTTCGCCACTGACGACCTTAGTCTCGCCGCAGGTCTTGTTGTTGTCGTTCGGCCTGCTTATGGTGGCAGTTGCCTTGTTAATGATATGGCGACGTAACGCTTCAATTGAAAATACCGAGCATTCACCTCATCTGATCCAAGGCGTCTTTGCCGGGTTAGGCGTGGGGGTGTTGACAGGCTTCTTAGGAGTTGGCGGCGGCTTTATGATAGTACCCGCACTGGTGCTGTTTGGCGGCCTCGATATGAAAAAGGCTATAGGCACGTCACTATTTGTGATCTTTCTTAACTGCGTCGCCGGCCTCATCGGTCATTTGGGCGAAGACGTACTCGATTGGACTCTGACCCTAGGGGTGATAGCGTTGGCAGTAGGCGGAGCCATAGGTGGAACGCTGTTTTCTCATAAATTGCCAGCGAATCGCCTACAGAAGGTGTTTGCTGTCTTGGTCCTAGGCGTTGGAACTTTTCTCGTGTTCAAAAATTACACGATCATTTTTTAG
- a CDS encoding rhodanese-like domain-containing protein, which yields MIKQATVNEVNEMLGAGGECQVIDVREFSEFHSERIADAQLMPLSNFEKHAEEIDHSKPVYLMCRSGNRAKQAAEKLAAKGFSDIHVVEGGMTAWAGANLPVVKGESKVWSLERQVRFAAGSIVLIGVLLSLFVHPYLVLLSAFVAAGLMFSALTDTCGMAMVLARMPWNNGPAACEKTN from the coding sequence ATGATCAAACAAGCAACTGTAAATGAGGTCAATGAGATGCTGGGAGCCGGCGGCGAATGTCAGGTGATCGACGTACGTGAATTTTCTGAGTTCCATAGCGAGCGCATCGCCGACGCGCAGTTGATGCCGCTATCCAATTTTGAAAAGCACGCGGAAGAGATTGATCATTCTAAACCGGTCTATCTGATGTGCCGTTCGGGCAATCGTGCGAAACAAGCCGCAGAAAAATTGGCAGCGAAGGGTTTCAGTGACATTCACGTCGTTGAGGGTGGCATGACAGCATGGGCAGGAGCGAATCTGCCGGTTGTTAAGGGCGAATCAAAAGTCTGGTCACTTGAACGACAGGTTAGATTCGCGGCCGGCAGCATCGTGCTCATAGGCGTGCTGTTGAGCCTATTTGTGCATCCATATCTCGTGCTGTTGTCTGCGTTTGTCGCAGCCGGCCTAATGTTTTCAGCTCTCACCGATACATGCGGAATGGCAATGGTGTTGGCACGAATGCCTTGGAATAATGGACCGGCAGCTTGCGAAAAGACCAATTAG
- a CDS encoding winged helix-turn-helix transcriptional regulator: MSAEAISYVAGRFKVLSEPLRLQILQHLQKGESSVSATTQAVNSTQPNISKHLKILQDEDLVARRQDGNTVYYRIADESVFALCDVVCGSLKQRFNERSAMFG; the protein is encoded by the coding sequence ATGTCTGCCGAGGCCATAAGTTATGTAGCCGGAAGGTTTAAGGTGCTGTCGGAGCCGCTGCGATTGCAGATACTTCAGCATCTGCAGAAGGGTGAATCGAGCGTTTCCGCAACAACTCAGGCCGTAAATTCAACTCAGCCAAATATCAGCAAACACTTGAAGATACTTCAGGATGAAGATCTTGTCGCTCGGCGCCAGGATGGAAACACGGTCTATTACCGCATCGCCGACGAATCTGTCTTCGCTCTTTGCGACGTAGTTTGCGGCAGTTTGAAGCAGCGGTTCAATGAACGAAGCGCTATGTTCGGCTAA
- a CDS encoding class I SAM-dependent methyltransferase — translation MGETKDIEERRARVRAIQEEFAARGDTLGWFDALYKEAAGDNDVIPWADLEPNSYFRKWAEANELKGNGRSALVVGCGLGDDAKYLHDLGFKVTAFDISPTAIEWAKKLYGETEIQFEVADLFQPSRGWLSAFDLVLEIYTIQPLPPEMRPSVIDAVAAFVAENGKLVVVTRGREDEEEPNEMPWPLSRRDLSRFEQNGLMQTDFVVMDAENENEPHRFVVEYTHRPN, via the coding sequence ATGGGCGAGACTAAAGATATCGAAGAACGAAGAGCTCGCGTTCGAGCCATCCAGGAAGAGTTTGCCGCGCGCGGCGACACCTTAGGTTGGTTTGACGCACTTTACAAAGAAGCGGCTGGCGATAATGACGTGATCCCGTGGGCCGATCTCGAGCCGAATTCGTATTTTCGAAAATGGGCAGAGGCCAACGAACTGAAAGGCAATGGCCGCAGTGCGTTGGTTGTCGGCTGCGGGCTTGGCGACGATGCCAAGTATCTGCATGATCTTGGCTTCAAGGTGACTGCGTTTGATATTTCACCGACGGCTATCGAGTGGGCAAAGAAATTGTACGGCGAGACGGAGATTCAATTTGAGGTCGCCGACCTTTTTCAGCCGTCTCGCGGGTGGTTAAGCGCATTCGATCTTGTGCTTGAGATCTATACGATACAGCCGCTGCCACCCGAAATGCGGCCATCTGTCATTGATGCAGTCGCTGCTTTTGTTGCAGAAAACGGTAAGTTGGTTGTTGTGACACGCGGGCGCGAGGACGAGGAAGAGCCGAATGAAATGCCTTGGCCTTTATCACGTCGTGATCTAAGCCGATTTGAGCAGAATGGCTTGATGCAGACAGATTTTGTAGTTATGGATGCGGAAAACGAGAATGAACCGCATCGGTTTGTTGTCGAATATACCCATCGTCCCAATTAG
- a CDS encoding sulfurtransferase: protein MILSEEFLAIVHDAKSRVNECGVVKARALVAKGAVLIDVREDNEYAAGHAAGAKHMGRGIIERDIVQAHPDKSTEIVLYCGGGYRSALAADNLQKMGYTNVWSMDGGWAAWKESGAPTV, encoded by the coding sequence ATGATACTTTCTGAAGAGTTTTTGGCTATAGTTCACGACGCAAAAAGCCGTGTCAACGAATGTGGTGTTGTAAAGGCACGCGCACTGGTCGCAAAAGGTGCCGTGCTGATCGATGTTCGCGAGGACAACGAATACGCCGCCGGACACGCTGCCGGTGCAAAACACATGGGGCGCGGCATTATCGAACGCGATATTGTTCAAGCCCATCCTGATAAATCGACAGAGATCGTTCTTTATTGCGGCGGTGGTTATCGCTCTGCCCTTGCCGCAGATAATTTGCAAAAGATGGGCTATACCAACGTCTGGTCGATGGACGGCGGCTGGGCGGCGTGGAAGGAATCTGGAGCTCCGACCGTATAA
- the lpdA gene encoding dihydrolipoyl dehydrogenase, whose product MAEQFDVTIIGSGPGGYVAAVRAGQLGLKVAIIEKEKDARLGGTCGLRGCIPTKALLNAAHLYQKAGEFEHFGLKVDGLSYDFPAVQKYKSDVVSKNSAGVTYLMKKNKVTIFNGFGKIAGKGKVEVALDGGKKETIETKNIIIATGSVVRPIPGFETDGKQVVNSDHILELTNVPKSMIVMGSGAVGVEFASVYARFGCDTTVIELLDRIVPIEDADVSKELLRSFKKQGIKCETGVKLDKLTKDKKGVKVSGKNAKGDDVSFEAEMLLVAVGRMPYLENLGLENTKVVVNPRGTIKVNEYCETGEPNVYAIGDVIDTAWLAHLASKEGILVIEKIAGKKVEPIKQNLVPNCTYCDPEVASVGLTEAKAKEAGYDVKVGKFPFSASGKARILGETDGFVKIVAEKKYDEVLGVHIIGPHATELLAEACVAMALESTADELGRIIHAHPTVSESVMEAAEGVHDLTIHM is encoded by the coding sequence TTGGCAGAACAATTTGACGTAACAATTATCGGCTCCGGACCTGGCGGCTATGTCGCTGCGGTGCGTGCCGGACAACTTGGATTAAAGGTCGCGATCATCGAAAAAGAGAAAGACGCACGACTAGGCGGCACTTGCGGCCTGCGAGGCTGTATCCCGACAAAAGCACTCCTAAACGCAGCTCATCTTTATCAAAAAGCCGGCGAATTCGAGCATTTCGGCTTGAAAGTGGATGGCTTGAGTTACGACTTTCCGGCTGTCCAGAAATACAAATCCGATGTCGTTTCAAAAAACTCAGCCGGCGTGACCTATCTGATGAAAAAGAATAAGGTCACTATTTTCAACGGATTTGGCAAAATCGCGGGCAAAGGTAAGGTCGAGGTCGCTCTTGACGGCGGCAAAAAAGAAACCATCGAAACCAAGAACATTATCATTGCAACTGGTTCAGTCGTGCGGCCGATCCCAGGTTTTGAAACCGACGGCAAGCAGGTTGTTAATTCCGATCATATTCTTGAATTGACCAACGTTCCAAAATCGATGATCGTAATGGGTTCTGGTGCTGTCGGAGTTGAGTTTGCAAGCGTTTATGCTCGGTTTGGTTGCGACACAACGGTGATCGAGTTACTCGACCGCATCGTTCCGATCGAAGACGCTGACGTTTCTAAGGAATTGCTACGCAGTTTCAAAAAACAGGGCATCAAATGCGAAACGGGCGTAAAGCTCGATAAGCTAACGAAAGACAAAAAAGGCGTTAAGGTTTCGGGCAAAAACGCGAAAGGCGACGATGTTTCGTTTGAAGCGGAAATGCTGCTGGTTGCAGTCGGCCGTATGCCATATTTAGAAAATCTCGGCCTCGAAAACACCAAGGTAGTCGTAAACCCGCGCGGAACGATCAAGGTCAACGAATATTGCGAAACCGGCGAACCTAACGTGTACGCCATCGGGGACGTCATCGACACTGCCTGGCTCGCCCATCTCGCTTCAAAAGAAGGCATCTTGGTCATCGAAAAGATCGCCGGCAAAAAGGTCGAGCCGATCAAACAAAACCTCGTCCCCAACTGCACCTACTGTGACCCCGAAGTAGCAAGCGTCGGCCTTACCGAAGCCAAAGCCAAAGAAGCAGGCTATGACGTCAAAGTAGGCAAATTCCCGTTCTCCGCTTCCGGCAAAGCTCGCATCCTCGGCGAGACCGACGGTTTTGTAAAGATCGTCGCCGAAAAGAAATACGACGAGGTCCTTGGCGTCCACATCATCGGCCCGCACGCGACCGAGTTGCTAGCCGAAGCCTGCGTCGCCATGGCCCTCGAATCCACCGCCGACGAACTAGGCCGCATCATCCACGCCCACCCCACAGTAAGCGAATCCGTAATGGAAGCCGCCGAAGGCGTGCACGATCTGACGATACATATGTAA